In one Nitrososphaera viennensis EN76 genomic region, the following are encoded:
- a CDS encoding Snf7 family protein has product MTSFSNNWVKDNKSTMSEKIKEGLGPQQPLKPRIEFAKNKIQAQNQKLDTILEKLKGKEKTLFNQVVSALQRHDTQAGKMVSNEIAQVRKTIKMISQLKMALEQIQMRLETTIDLGDVMVAIGPAMGALTRVRSGLAGVMPEVDRELGEINGVFSDIMMNAGSMGNTSFAFDASGEEVDRILAEAGAVAEQRMTESFPDVPVGSGASRSYAGGNSQ; this is encoded by the coding sequence ATGACGAGCTTCAGCAATAACTGGGTCAAGGACAATAAATCGACTATGTCCGAGAAGATAAAGGAAGGTCTCGGACCTCAACAACCACTGAAACCGAGGATCGAGTTCGCAAAGAACAAGATCCAGGCACAAAACCAGAAACTGGATACTATTCTTGAGAAACTCAAGGGCAAGGAAAAGACCTTGTTCAACCAGGTAGTTTCCGCGCTCCAGAGGCACGACACGCAGGCAGGCAAGATGGTCTCAAACGAGATTGCGCAGGTGAGAAAGACAATAAAGATGATCTCGCAGCTCAAGATGGCACTTGAGCAGATACAGATGCGCCTCGAGACGACCATCGACCTTGGCGACGTGATGGTGGCAATCGGCCCGGCAATGGGTGCTCTCACGAGAGTGAGGTCAGGCCTTGCAGGCGTGATGCCCGAAGTCGACAGGGAACTGGGCGAGATAAACGGCGTGTTCAGCGACATCATGATGAACGCTGGAAGCATGGGCAACACCTCTTTTGCCTTCGACGCATCAGGCGAAGAGGTCGACAGGATCCTTGCAGAGGCCGGCGCGGTCGCAGAGCAGAGGATGACCGAGAGCTTCCCCGACGTCCCGGTGGGCTCTGGCGCATCAAGGTCGTACGCAGGCGGAAACTCGCAGTAA
- a CDS encoding lysylphosphatidylglycerol synthase transmembrane domain-containing protein has translation MNWRIAAIPASIVPFIIMFLTTKVSPQDIFAVGLVPFVASAVAAVARIMIQAYRFKYFVHKFIGYDVSSPGKTMAARLAGEFVTYTTPSYVGGEFVRIAWLSKNGVPAGKAAWVATMEIIADVFAVTILAFVAGGLALSRGGTAVGITVIAVALPTFVFWLVLILYSAKRNLRVPQFIDRLARRFAKDKADKYIAQANKALDDLCTMSRENFSSSKVIKPFAVGLALTFASFLAYGISFMVLADSVGVGIGMFDSLMAVAASNAIANLPVTIGGSGLAELGIWAYVSNLSSVPNLADIAADSKLSVIIAWRIATYHVPLVIMWIALMKLAIGKKETIVPADGEKKKEDAS, from the coding sequence TTGAACTGGAGAATCGCTGCTATCCCGGCGAGCATCGTTCCCTTTATCATAATGTTCCTGACCACCAAGGTATCGCCGCAGGACATATTCGCAGTCGGCCTGGTGCCCTTTGTCGCCTCGGCAGTGGCCGCGGTTGCAAGGATAATGATCCAGGCGTACCGGTTCAAGTACTTTGTGCACAAGTTCATCGGCTACGACGTAAGCTCGCCCGGCAAGACCATGGCGGCAAGGCTTGCAGGCGAGTTTGTCACCTACACGACGCCTTCGTACGTGGGAGGCGAGTTTGTCAGGATAGCATGGCTGTCCAAAAACGGCGTGCCTGCAGGCAAGGCCGCATGGGTGGCCACGATGGAGATAATCGCCGACGTCTTTGCAGTTACGATACTTGCCTTTGTCGCCGGCGGGCTTGCCCTTTCCCGGGGCGGGACTGCCGTCGGGATTACCGTGATTGCCGTCGCGCTGCCGACCTTTGTGTTCTGGCTCGTCCTGATCCTCTACTCGGCAAAGCGCAACCTGCGCGTCCCGCAGTTCATCGACAGGCTTGCCCGGCGCTTTGCCAAGGACAAGGCGGACAAGTACATAGCCCAGGCCAACAAGGCCCTTGACGACCTGTGCACCATGAGCCGGGAGAACTTTTCCTCAAGCAAGGTCATCAAGCCGTTTGCAGTCGGCCTTGCACTGACCTTTGCGTCGTTTCTTGCGTACGGCATCTCGTTCATGGTCCTTGCCGACTCGGTCGGGGTAGGGATAGGGATGTTTGACTCGCTCATGGCCGTTGCAGCGTCAAACGCGATCGCAAACCTGCCTGTTACCATAGGGGGCTCGGGCCTTGCGGAGCTTGGCATCTGGGCCTACGTCTCCAACCTCTCAAGCGTGCCAAATCTCGCCGACATTGCTGCCGACTCGAAGCTCAGCGTGATCATCGCATGGAGGATAGCGACCTACCACGTGCCGCTTGTCATAATGTGGATCGCCCTCATGAAACTCGCAATAGGCAAGAAAGAAACGATCGTGCCTGCCGACGGCGAGAAGAAAAAAGAGGACGCTAGCTAG
- a CDS encoding ATP/GTP-binding protein, translating to MVNAIFVTGTAGSGKSLLTSRLMQWYRDTGAYPVTLNLDPGAVTLPYEPDIDVRNYIDIGTLMESYALGPNGALVMASDLVATKLDEIQEEVYEANPDYLIVDTPGQIELFAFRASGPYFVSNLQADNKATVFAFDGTLVSSPINFVSISLLASAVKLRLKTAQVNALTKRDLVIDRLKDILDWAASAQALESALNVEKDAEYSLLSKDLSRSMTRAGFAPGLVAVSSTTMNGLVNVAAALARTLNQGEDG from the coding sequence ATGGTAAACGCCATTTTCGTCACCGGCACTGCCGGCTCGGGCAAGTCGCTTTTGACCTCAAGGCTGATGCAGTGGTACCGCGACACGGGCGCCTACCCCGTGACCCTGAATCTTGACCCCGGCGCAGTCACGCTTCCATACGAGCCAGACATTGACGTACGCAACTACATAGACATCGGCACGCTCATGGAAAGCTATGCCCTCGGGCCCAACGGCGCGCTGGTCATGGCAAGCGACCTGGTGGCGACCAAGCTTGACGAGATCCAGGAAGAGGTCTACGAGGCAAACCCCGACTATTTGATAGTGGACACGCCAGGCCAGATAGAACTGTTTGCGTTCCGGGCAAGCGGGCCCTACTTTGTATCAAACCTGCAGGCAGACAACAAGGCGACAGTGTTTGCGTTCGACGGCACGCTCGTCTCTTCGCCGATAAACTTTGTGTCGATATCGCTCCTTGCCTCGGCGGTAAAATTGCGACTGAAAACCGCGCAGGTAAATGCACTTACAAAACGGGACCTCGTCATCGACAGGCTGAAGGACATACTCGACTGGGCGGCGTCCGCCCAGGCGCTCGAGTCGGCGCTCAACGTCGAAAAAGACGCCGAGTATTCGCTTTTGAGCAAGGACCTTTCAAGGAGCATGACTCGCGCCGGCTTTGCGCCCGGCCTTGTCGCAGTCTCTAGCACGACCATGAACGGGCTGGTAAACGTGGCTGCCGCCCTTGCCCGAACCCTTAATCAGGGAGAGGACGGATAG
- a CDS encoding homoserine kinase translates to MAVKKRSSSCTAVAPSSTANLGPGYDVFGLALDALYDRVRITKVAGKNSGRITIKMSDGAIPAALESNSAGLVIKKMAQDFAITDDLDVVVKKGVPAGYGMGSSAASAAAAAVAFAGLYKLKIDRNKLVEYAAEGEVASAGARHYDNVSASVLGGFIISSVGQDGTIRFIRIEPPKDLLIVVAVPSIPVPAKKTEVARSVLPREVPLKSAVHNVSGASTIVAGFALGDVEMIGRGIDDDVIVEPARKHLIPGYDSVRKNALAAGALAVTISGAGPSMIAFLKGKTKRKQVIKAMEAGFSEAGVKCRTFACGPSKGARIVV, encoded by the coding sequence ATGGCGGTGAAGAAAAGGTCCTCATCCTGCACGGCTGTTGCGCCTTCGTCGACGGCAAACCTTGGCCCTGGCTATGACGTTTTCGGCCTTGCGCTTGACGCGCTGTACGACAGGGTCAGGATAACAAAAGTAGCGGGCAAGAACAGCGGCAGGATAACGATAAAGATGTCAGACGGCGCAATACCGGCTGCCCTCGAGTCCAACTCGGCGGGGCTTGTCATCAAAAAGATGGCACAGGACTTTGCCATCACAGACGACCTTGACGTCGTGGTGAAAAAGGGCGTGCCGGCAGGGTACGGCATGGGCTCCAGTGCCGCGTCGGCAGCGGCTGCTGCAGTGGCATTTGCCGGCCTTTACAAACTAAAAATAGACAGGAACAAACTGGTCGAGTACGCGGCAGAAGGCGAGGTGGCAAGCGCAGGGGCGCGCCACTACGACAACGTCTCGGCGTCGGTGCTCGGCGGGTTTATTATCTCAAGCGTCGGGCAGGACGGCACCATCAGGTTCATCCGCATCGAGCCACCAAAAGACCTCCTTATTGTAGTGGCAGTCCCGTCAATACCGGTGCCGGCGAAAAAGACGGAGGTGGCAAGGAGCGTCCTTCCAAGGGAAGTGCCGCTGAAAAGCGCGGTGCACAACGTATCTGGCGCAAGCACCATTGTCGCAGGGTTTGCTCTAGGCGACGTGGAGATGATTGGACGCGGAATCGACGACGACGTCATTGTCGAGCCGGCAAGAAAGCACCTGATACCCGGCTACGACAGCGTCAGGAAAAACGCCCTTGCCGCAGGTGCGCTTGCAGTGACCATCAGCGGCGCAGGCCCTTCAATGATCGCATTTCTCAAGGGAAAAACAAAAAGAAAACAGGTGATAAAAGCCATGGAAGCAGGCTTTTCTGAGGCCGGCGTAAAGTGCCGGACCTTTGCCTGCGGTCCAAGCAAGGGCGCGCGTATAGTTGTCTAG
- a CDS encoding enoyl-CoA hydratase/isomerase family protein, whose amino-acid sequence MKYIQLEPHGEIAVVKINRPEALNAMNVDVIAELSRTIDILAADEGTKCVVITGAGERAFCAGADIAFMVNIEPMAAEKYASAAQAVLNKIEKLEKPVIAAVNGFALGGGCELAMVCDIRIASENAKIGQPEVTIGIPPGWGGTQRLLRIVGPAKAKEMIYTGKMITADEAASIGLVNKVVKLGAEDQLPPEAPKGDAAAEKARAAEVAKILNKKLMADCMALAKEITKNSFTAVKVSKMLINRGMDSDIETGLRLEIYGWALCFAHEDRKNMMSAFLNKGKK is encoded by the coding sequence ATGAAGTATATCCAGCTTGAACCGCACGGCGAAATAGCCGTTGTCAAGATAAACAGGCCAGAGGCGCTCAACGCCATGAACGTTGACGTCATTGCCGAGCTTTCACGCACAATAGACATACTTGCCGCCGACGAGGGGACAAAGTGCGTTGTCATCACGGGCGCAGGCGAGCGCGCGTTCTGCGCAGGAGCAGACATTGCCTTCATGGTCAACATAGAGCCGATGGCTGCAGAAAAGTACGCGTCAGCGGCGCAGGCAGTCCTCAACAAGATAGAGAAGCTGGAAAAGCCGGTCATTGCTGCTGTAAACGGCTTTGCGCTTGGCGGCGGCTGCGAGCTGGCGATGGTCTGCGACATACGCATCGCGTCTGAAAACGCCAAGATCGGCCAGCCCGAGGTGACAATCGGGATCCCGCCTGGATGGGGCGGAACGCAGAGACTGCTGCGCATTGTCGGCCCCGCAAAGGCAAAGGAGATGATCTACACCGGCAAGATGATAACCGCGGACGAAGCGGCGTCAATCGGCCTTGTCAACAAGGTCGTCAAGCTGGGCGCTGAAGACCAGCTCCCGCCAGAGGCTCCAAAGGGCGACGCAGCCGCAGAAAAGGCACGCGCCGCAGAGGTGGCCAAGATCCTGAACAAGAAGCTGATGGCTGACTGCATGGCACTTGCCAAGGAGATAACAAAGAACAGCTTTACCGCCGTCAAGGTCAGCAAGATGCTCATAAACCGCGGCATGGACTCGGACATCGAGACGGGCCTGCGCCTGGAGATCTACGGCTGGGCGCTCTGCTTTGCGCACGAGGACAGGAAGAACATGATGTCTGCCTTCCTCAACAAGGGAAAAAAGTAA
- a CDS encoding arginase family protein: MALTRFHRANAKSFSDANIIVMGVPDESRSHATRKGTSTAPDTIRAASDESEFFVRDGKLIPTVPMRGTLEGKRIFDAGNVQRNAVYEQARKIVEAGKTPVTLGGDHSLTTDILKAAGSGRKLSLLYFDAHPDFVSSARNYYGSVLTDSADYVDYKKSMLVGTRAAEPEEIENAKKAGLAMVTPIDITDLGVHKVAEMIREKVAGSRVYISVDLDCVDPAFAPGVSVPSPGGITVADLLYLLTSTISSCDVIGFDIVELSPDYDADGRTANLAARILTECIACLKKSPS; the protein is encoded by the coding sequence GTGGCGTTGACAAGGTTCCACCGCGCAAACGCCAAGAGTTTTAGCGATGCAAACATCATCGTAATGGGCGTGCCTGACGAGTCCAGGTCGCACGCGACGCGCAAGGGCACAAGCACCGCGCCGGACACCATCCGCGCCGCGTCTGACGAGTCCGAGTTCTTTGTGCGCGACGGCAAGCTCATTCCAACAGTTCCGATGCGCGGGACGCTTGAGGGCAAGCGCATCTTTGACGCAGGCAACGTGCAGAGAAACGCCGTGTACGAGCAGGCGCGAAAAATAGTCGAGGCAGGCAAGACCCCGGTTACGCTGGGCGGCGACCACTCGCTTACCACCGACATTTTAAAGGCCGCAGGCAGCGGGCGCAAACTGTCGCTCTTGTACTTTGACGCGCACCCGGATTTCGTGTCATCGGCAAGGAACTATTACGGCTCGGTGCTGACCGACTCGGCAGACTATGTCGATTACAAAAAGAGCATGCTTGTAGGCACGAGGGCGGCAGAGCCGGAAGAGATTGAAAACGCAAAGAAGGCCGGCCTTGCGATGGTCACGCCGATTGACATTACCGACCTTGGTGTTCACAAGGTTGCAGAGATGATAAGAGAAAAGGTCGCAGGAAGCAGGGTGTACATTTCAGTCGACCTCGACTGTGTCGACCCTGCGTTTGCGCCCGGCGTGTCCGTGCCTTCGCCCGGCGGAATCACCGTTGCAGACCTGTTGTACCTGCTGACAAGCACGATAAGTAGCTGCGATGTCATAGGCTTTGACATCGTGGAACTGTCGCCGGACTATGACGCAGACGGCCGGACGGCAAACCTTGCGGCAAGGATACTGACAGAGTGCATCGCGTGTCTGAAAAAGAGCCCTAGCTAG